In a single window of the Actinomycetota bacterium genome:
- a CDS encoding acyl-CoA/acyl-ACP dehydrogenase, producing the protein MNFAFSEEQEELRKTVRAFLEAKSPETAVREQMDTEAGFDSAVWSQMGEQMGLQGLHIPEEFGGSGYSYVELGVVLEEMGRALLCAPYFSTVVLAANTLIHSGDDAAKAKYLPGIASGETVATLAFTEPSGKWDESGITMEAKSSGDGWTLSGTKMFVLDGHTANLILVAAKTGKGTSLFAVSSDAAGLTRTPLSTMDQTRKQAKLEFANTPAELIGTEGEGWNVLSTVLDLAAVGLAAEQVGGAQKVLEMAVEYAKVRVQFGRPIGSFQAIKHKCADMLLEVESAKSAAYYGMWCASEMNDELASVASLAKAYCSEAYFHATAENIQIHGGIGFTWEHPAHLYFKRAKSSELLFGDPTYHRELLAQRIGI; encoded by the coding sequence ATGAACTTTGCCTTCAGCGAGGAACAAGAAGAGCTCCGCAAGACCGTCCGTGCGTTCCTCGAGGCGAAGAGCCCCGAGACCGCGGTTCGTGAGCAGATGGACACCGAGGCCGGTTTCGACTCCGCGGTGTGGTCCCAGATGGGCGAGCAGATGGGCCTGCAGGGCCTGCACATCCCCGAGGAGTTCGGCGGCTCGGGCTACAGCTACGTCGAGCTCGGCGTCGTGCTCGAGGAGATGGGTCGGGCGCTGCTGTGCGCTCCCTACTTCTCCACGGTGGTGCTCGCCGCCAACACGCTGATCCACTCCGGCGACGACGCGGCCAAGGCGAAGTACCTGCCCGGCATCGCCTCCGGCGAGACGGTCGCCACCCTCGCGTTCACCGAGCCCTCCGGCAAGTGGGACGAGAGCGGGATCACGATGGAGGCGAAGTCGTCCGGCGACGGCTGGACGCTCTCGGGCACGAAGATGTTCGTGCTCGACGGGCACACCGCGAACCTGATCCTCGTCGCGGCGAAGACCGGCAAGGGGACGAGCCTATTCGCGGTGTCGAGCGACGCCGCCGGCCTCACCCGCACCCCGCTCTCGACGATGGACCAGACGCGCAAGCAGGCCAAGCTCGAGTTCGCGAACACCCCGGCCGAGTTGATCGGCACCGAGGGTGAGGGCTGGAACGTGCTCTCGACGGTGCTCGACCTCGCCGCCGTCGGCCTTGCCGCCGAGCAGGTCGGCGGGGCGCAGAAGGTGCTCGAGATGGCGGTCGAGTACGCGAAGGTGCGCGTGCAGTTCGGCCGCCCGATCGGATCGTTCCAGGCGATCAAGCACAAGTGCGCCGACATGTTGCTCGAGGTGGAGTCCGCGAAGTCGGCGGCCTACTACGGCATGTGGTGTGCGAGCGAGATGAACGACGAGCTCGCCTCGGTGGCCTCGCTCGCGAAGGCGTACTGCTCAGAGGCCTACTTCCACGCCACGGCGGAGAACATCCAGATCCACGGTGGCATCGGCTTCACCTGGGAGCACCCCGCCCACCTGTACTTCAAGCGGGCGAAGTCGTCTGAGCTGCTGTTCGGCGACCCCACCTACCACCGCGAGCTGCTCGCGCAGCGCATCGGCATCTGA
- a CDS encoding methyltransferase domain-containing protein, whose product MREEMQQWAYKAVRATRVGAERVEHRLAPRSPAGRDAADEPAGGHPPAPFVPFPLAPGQSIDEVRRRAQGRRWFHTFEFADPATGEQWRLEGYDPTLEKLKIIGLPERLDGMSVLDIGTYDGFFALESARRGGDVLATDSFSWLFPGEDAYGNFHIVLEATGLAVREQTIAVEDLSPEATGGPFDVVLFFGVLYHAPDPLGYMRRVRSVTKGHALVETVVDLLDIDRPALAYYPGAYLNGDPTNHFGPNLAAVEGLAIDAGFSRVEHLATWSPDLVEHLTGRPTPEGPPRSGRAVFRCSV is encoded by the coding sequence GTGCGCGAGGAGATGCAGCAGTGGGCTTACAAGGCGGTGCGCGCGACGCGGGTGGGCGCGGAGCGCGTCGAGCACCGGCTCGCCCCCCGCTCCCCCGCCGGGCGCGACGCGGCCGACGAGCCGGCCGGCGGCCACCCGCCTGCTCCGTTCGTACCGTTCCCCCTCGCGCCTGGTCAGAGCATCGACGAGGTGCGCAGGCGGGCCCAGGGGCGGCGGTGGTTCCACACGTTCGAGTTCGCGGACCCGGCCACCGGTGAGCAGTGGCGCCTCGAGGGCTACGACCCGACTCTGGAGAAGCTCAAGATCATCGGCCTCCCCGAACGCCTCGACGGGATGAGCGTGCTCGACATCGGCACCTACGACGGCTTCTTCGCCCTGGAGTCGGCCCGGCGTGGCGGCGACGTGCTCGCCACCGACTCGTTCTCGTGGCTGTTCCCCGGCGAGGACGCGTACGGCAACTTCCACATCGTTCTCGAAGCCACCGGGCTCGCCGTGCGCGAGCAGACGATCGCCGTGGAGGACCTGTCGCCGGAGGCGACCGGAGGTCCTTTCGACGTGGTGCTGTTCTTCGGGGTGCTCTACCACGCCCCCGACCCGCTCGGGTACATGCGCCGGGTGCGTTCGGTGACGAAGGGCCACGCGCTCGTCGAGACGGTCGTCGACCTGCTCGACATCGACCGCCCCGCGCTCGCCTACTACCCCGGCGCCTATCTGAACGGCGATCCGACGAACCACTTCGGACCCAACCTCGCCGCGGTCGAGGGCCTCGCCATCGACGCCGGCTTCAGTCGCGTCGAGCACCTCGCGACGTGGAGCCCGGACCTGGTGGAGCACCTCACCGGGCGTCCGACGCCGGAAGGCCCGCCACGCAGCGGCCGCGCGGTCTTCCGCTGTTCTGTCTGA
- a CDS encoding type II toxin-antitoxin system VapC family toxin has protein sequence MTLALDTSALVAAVVEGANRRIVLDALAAEPHWCACALALTEALVLVDRLTDEPVLRDDIEDELRLLWDRVAVVPLDQTCLDRAASLARAQPVRLADALHLAAADRLPRPVRFATFDPAQIPVALALGFDVVSA, from the coding sequence ATGACGCTCGCCCTCGACACGAGCGCGCTCGTGGCTGCAGTCGTGGAGGGCGCCAACCGCCGGATCGTGCTCGACGCGCTGGCCGCGGAGCCGCACTGGTGCGCGTGCGCGCTGGCGCTGACCGAGGCGCTGGTGCTGGTCGACCGCCTGACCGACGAGCCCGTCCTGCGCGATGACATCGAGGACGAACTGCGCCTGCTCTGGGACCGGGTGGCGGTGGTGCCTCTCGACCAGACGTGCCTCGACCGCGCGGCGTCGCTCGCGAGAGCCCAGCCGGTGCGCCTCGCCGACGCGCTCCATCTCGCCGCCGCCGATCGATTGCCGCGGCCGGTGCGCTTCGCCACGTTCGACCCGGCACAGATCCCGGTTGCCCTGGCGCTCGGCTTCGACGTCGTCTCGGCGTGA
- a CDS encoding MFS transporter: protein MPRGDDRFPGWRVVAACFVVLSTTAGLGFYGLAVYLNAFSKEHGWEVASISLATTLFFCVAGVSGLVVARLIARHDARIVVVGGGVVGALALALLGQVGEQWQLFVVYAVFAMGFSAAGLVPASTVVTRWFHVRRSVALSVASTGLSVGGILFTPFAKWLLDERGLASGTVWLGVIWFLGTVPITVALLRPDPAALGWLPDGVRAVDGEPALAVHGTPFDQAVRTRFFYAVTFGYVLVLGSQVGAIQQLVKLMEERTGPGAATLATTFLAGTSVVARLVGGRVAMRVELMRIAVVLSVVQAMALASIAVLEVKVGLLAAIVLFGATIGNILMLQPLLVAERFGVRDYPRIFSRSQFVTMLGTASGPLLLGWLHDVAGGYRTSYLVAAGCSVTGAAVLTTGGPARVPGRETDTVAAQ from the coding sequence ATGCCGAGAGGTGACGATCGCTTTCCGGGGTGGCGTGTCGTCGCCGCGTGCTTCGTGGTGCTGTCGACAACGGCCGGGCTCGGCTTCTACGGCCTCGCCGTGTACCTCAACGCGTTCAGCAAGGAGCACGGCTGGGAGGTCGCCTCGATATCGCTCGCGACGACGCTGTTCTTCTGCGTCGCCGGTGTATCCGGCCTGGTCGTCGCGAGGTTGATCGCCCGCCACGACGCGCGCATCGTGGTGGTCGGCGGAGGTGTCGTCGGCGCTCTGGCGCTGGCCTTGCTCGGCCAGGTGGGCGAGCAGTGGCAGCTGTTCGTCGTGTACGCCGTGTTCGCGATGGGGTTCAGCGCCGCCGGCTTGGTGCCCGCTTCGACGGTCGTCACGCGCTGGTTCCACGTGCGGCGCTCGGTGGCGCTGTCGGTCGCCTCGACGGGCCTGTCGGTGGGCGGCATCCTGTTCACCCCGTTCGCCAAGTGGCTCCTCGACGAGCGCGGCCTCGCGAGCGGCACCGTATGGCTCGGGGTCATCTGGTTCCTCGGCACCGTGCCGATCACCGTCGCGCTGTTGCGGCCCGATCCCGCGGCTCTCGGGTGGCTCCCCGACGGCGTGCGAGCCGTCGACGGTGAGCCCGCGCTCGCCGTCCACGGCACGCCGTTCGACCAGGCGGTGCGAACGCGGTTCTTCTACGCCGTGACGTTCGGCTACGTGCTGGTGCTCGGCTCGCAGGTGGGCGCCATCCAGCAGCTCGTCAAGCTGATGGAGGAGCGCACCGGCCCCGGTGCGGCAACGCTCGCGACGACGTTCCTCGCCGGCACGTCCGTCGTCGCGCGGCTCGTCGGTGGTCGGGTGGCGATGCGTGTCGAGCTGATGCGGATCGCGGTGGTGCTTTCGGTGGTCCAGGCGATGGCGCTGGCGTCGATCGCGGTGCTCGAGGTGAAGGTCGGGCTGCTCGCCGCGATCGTGCTGTTCGGGGCGACGATCGGCAACATCTTGATGCTCCAGCCGCTGCTCGTGGCCGAACGCTTCGGCGTCCGTGACTATCCGAGGATCTTCAGCCGCTCCCAGTTCGTCACGATGCTCGGCACCGCGTCCGGCCCGTTGCTGCTCGGTTGGCTCCACGACGTCGCCGGCGGCTACCGCACTTCCTACCTCGTGGCTGCGGGCTGCTCGGTCACGGGCGCCGCGGTCCTCACGACGGGTGGCCCGGCCCGGGTGCCCGGGCGAGAGACCGATACTGTGGCGGCCCAGTGA
- a CDS encoding SUF system NifU family Fe-S cluster assembly protein: MPGLEDLYREIILDHYRTPRNRGELPTPPAVMAEGHNPLCGDEITIYLLVDGETVDDVKVSGQGCSISQSSASMMSQAVKGKPIGQVRALIRRFLSMMSTDDTTDDTTDDTTDDTTIDRTNDTIGAAVGLGDLEALQGVVKFPVRIKCATLAWHTLRQALNEADTNS; the protein is encoded by the coding sequence ATGCCGGGCCTCGAAGACCTGTACCGCGAGATCATCCTCGACCACTACCGCACACCCCGCAACCGCGGTGAGCTGCCCACGCCCCCGGCCGTCATGGCCGAAGGTCACAACCCGCTGTGCGGCGACGAGATCACCATCTACCTGCTGGTCGACGGCGAGACGGTCGACGACGTGAAGGTGAGCGGTCAGGGCTGCAGCATCTCGCAGAGCTCGGCGTCGATGATGAGCCAGGCGGTGAAGGGCAAGCCGATCGGCCAGGTGCGTGCTCTCATTCGGCGGTTCTTGTCGATGATGTCGACCGACGACACGACCGACGACACGACCGACGACACGACCGACGACACGACGATCGACAGGACGAACGACACGATCGGCGCCGCGGTCGGGCTCGGCGACCTCGAGGCGCTCCAGGGCGTGGTCAAGTTCCCGGTGCGCATCAAGTGCGCCACCCTCGCCTGGCACACGCTGCGCCAAGCGCTGAACGAGGCCGACACCAACTCCTGA
- a CDS encoding flippase-like domain-containing protein, which yields MLRRVRPVLAALLLVACTWALVAQWNDVRPYLASIGPGAFAGSLAVSMVGAWFGFAGWRVLLNDVGGQLGVRDGVAVHFAGQLGKYVPGAVWPVVTQATLGRDRGVPRSVTVAAFVLQMLVTLAAGIAVAAVLLPFGDATALADRWWLLALLPVVVASLHPAVLGRLARLAARVLRRPEAPPTPSAGAIAWAGVLTVISFALFGVHLLLLVQPMHPDGDRVLVQVTGAFALAWAVGFVVIITPAGLGVREVAMTVALSAVLPSGAATAVALSSRLVLTATDLVWGAVSMALLANDRRRRAQPSVLGRIRDT from the coding sequence ATGCTCCGCCGGGTGCGCCCCGTTCTCGCTGCCTTGCTGCTCGTGGCGTGCACGTGGGCGCTCGTCGCCCAGTGGAACGACGTGCGCCCCTACCTGGCGAGCATCGGCCCTGGCGCCTTCGCCGGTTCCCTCGCCGTCTCGATGGTCGGCGCGTGGTTCGGCTTCGCCGGCTGGCGCGTGCTGTTGAACGACGTCGGCGGCCAGCTCGGGGTGCGCGACGGGGTCGCCGTCCACTTCGCCGGCCAGCTCGGCAAGTACGTGCCAGGTGCCGTCTGGCCGGTGGTGACCCAGGCGACGCTCGGCCGTGACCGCGGCGTGCCGCGCTCGGTCACCGTTGCCGCATTCGTGCTGCAGATGCTCGTGACGCTCGCCGCGGGGATCGCGGTGGCTGCCGTGCTGTTGCCCTTCGGCGACGCAACGGCCCTCGCCGACAGGTGGTGGCTGCTCGCGCTCTTGCCCGTGGTCGTGGCCTCGTTGCATCCGGCGGTGCTCGGCAGGCTCGCCCGCCTGGCTGCGCGGGTGTTGCGCCGCCCCGAGGCGCCGCCGACGCCGAGTGCAGGCGCGATCGCCTGGGCAGGTGTGCTGACCGTGATCAGCTTCGCGTTGTTCGGCGTCCATCTGCTGCTGCTGGTGCAACCGATGCATCCCGACGGCGACCGCGTGCTGGTGCAGGTGACCGGCGCGTTCGCCCTGGCCTGGGCGGTCGGCTTCGTGGTGATCATCACCCCGGCCGGGCTCGGGGTGAGGGAGGTGGCGATGACCGTCGCGCTCTCGGCGGTGCTGCCGAGCGGCGCCGCGACGGCCGTGGCGCTGTCGTCACGCCTCGTCCTGACGGCCACCGACCTGGTGTGGGGTGCGGTCAGCATGGCCCTCCTCGCGAACGACCGACGTCGCCGGGCGCAACCCAGCGTTCTCGGTCGGATCCGTGACACATAG
- the sufS gene encoding SufS family cysteine desulfurase, translating to MAIDVAAVKRDFPILARQIDGKRIVYLDSANTAQKPRQVIDAMTRFMENSYAPINRSAYRLAAEATDAYEGARRKVQRFVNAPRADEVVFTKNATESLNLVVQAWGRANLRVGDAVVLTHMEHHANIVPWHMLAAERGLELRWIPLTDDGQLDLSDLDRLLDGAAVLSFTAMSNVLGTITPVRQLVRAAHDAGAIAVVDACQYVPHHATDVRDWDADFVAFSSHKLCGPSGIGVLWGREELLDAMPPFIGGGNMISDVRLDGFTCAELPAKFEAGTPPITEAIGLGAAIDYLGSIGMAALRCHEMTVTEYALKTLTARYGDDITIHGPRDVNVRGGVLSFAFRGIHPHDVSQVLDQSNIYVRAGHHCAKPLMRILGAAATARASFYLYNDEADADALADALDGASDIFGL from the coding sequence ATGGCCATCGACGTCGCCGCCGTGAAGCGCGACTTCCCCATCCTGGCGCGCCAGATCGACGGGAAGCGGATCGTCTACCTCGATTCGGCGAACACCGCGCAGAAGCCACGCCAGGTGATCGACGCGATGACCCGGTTCATGGAGAACTCGTACGCGCCGATCAACCGCAGCGCTTACCGGCTGGCGGCGGAGGCCACCGACGCCTACGAAGGCGCCCGACGCAAGGTGCAGCGCTTCGTCAACGCGCCTCGTGCGGACGAGGTCGTGTTCACGAAGAACGCCACCGAGTCGCTGAACCTGGTCGTCCAGGCGTGGGGGCGGGCGAACCTGCGTGTTGGCGACGCCGTGGTGCTGACCCACATGGAGCACCACGCGAACATCGTCCCCTGGCACATGCTGGCGGCCGAGCGCGGCCTCGAGCTGCGCTGGATCCCGCTCACCGACGACGGCCAACTCGACCTCTCCGACCTCGATCGGCTGCTCGACGGCGCGGCCGTACTGTCGTTCACGGCGATGAGCAACGTGCTCGGCACGATCACCCCGGTTCGCCAACTCGTGCGGGCCGCCCACGACGCCGGAGCCATCGCCGTCGTCGACGCGTGCCAGTACGTGCCGCACCACGCCACCGACGTGAGGGACTGGGACGCCGACTTCGTCGCGTTCAGCAGCCACAAGCTCTGCGGCCCGTCGGGGATCGGCGTGCTGTGGGGCCGTGAGGAGTTGCTCGACGCGATGCCACCCTTCATCGGCGGCGGCAACATGATCTCCGACGTCCGCCTGGACGGGTTCACGTGTGCCGAGCTGCCGGCCAAGTTCGAGGCGGGCACCCCGCCGATCACCGAGGCGATCGGCCTCGGAGCGGCGATCGACTACTTGGGCTCGATCGGCATGGCGGCGCTGCGCTGCCACGAGATGACGGTCACCGAATACGCGCTGAAGACGCTCACCGCGCGCTACGGCGACGACATCACCATCCACGGGCCGCGAGACGTGAACGTGCGCGGCGGGGTGCTCAGCTTCGCGTTTCGCGGCATCCACCCTCACGACGTGAGCCAGGTGCTCGACCAGTCCAACATCTACGTCCGCGCCGGGCACCACTGCGCGAAGCCGCTGATGCGCATCCTCGGCGCGGCGGCCACCGCTCGCGCGAGCTTCTATCTCTACAATGACGAGGCCGACGCCGACGCCCTCGCCGACGCCCTCGACGGGGCAAGCGACATCTTCGGCCTCTAG
- a CDS encoding crotonase/enoyl-CoA hydratase family protein, which yields MGDAVREETHGRVRRLTLCRPEAYNTITPALRDELAAALDTAQRDGDVSVILLDAEGPAFCAGYGLDWSTSAQATEDSRDDRVWDSVRDQHMIGQFADTWAKLHTSSKPTVAAVQGWCIAGGTNIVFNAHMIVAAESARFGYPPARVWGIPEAPWTWVAKLGLQNARRYMLTGDEFTAAEAEAMGAVLEVVPDDELAERAMALAQRIALVPLDQLEMVTWALNAVADEQFDPPSSRRLGTFFDGVARHTQVGLDFVKRSNEVGFREAVRERDRPFGDYGERRRTD from the coding sequence ATGGGGGATGCAGTGCGCGAAGAGACGCATGGGCGGGTGCGGCGGCTGACCCTTTGCCGCCCGGAGGCGTACAACACCATCACCCCGGCGTTGCGCGACGAGCTCGCCGCCGCGCTCGACACCGCCCAGCGAGACGGCGACGTGTCGGTGATCCTGCTCGACGCCGAGGGCCCGGCGTTCTGCGCCGGCTACGGCCTCGACTGGTCGACGAGCGCGCAGGCCACGGAGGACAGCCGCGATGACCGGGTGTGGGACTCGGTGCGCGACCAGCACATGATCGGCCAGTTCGCCGACACCTGGGCCAAGCTCCACACCAGCTCCAAGCCGACCGTTGCCGCAGTCCAGGGCTGGTGCATCGCCGGCGGGACGAACATCGTGTTCAACGCCCACATGATCGTGGCCGCGGAGTCCGCCCGCTTCGGGTACCCGCCGGCGCGGGTCTGGGGCATCCCCGAAGCGCCGTGGACCTGGGTCGCTAAGCTCGGGCTGCAGAACGCCCGGCGCTACATGCTCACCGGCGACGAGTTCACCGCGGCCGAGGCAGAAGCGATGGGCGCGGTGCTCGAGGTCGTGCCCGACGACGAGCTGGCCGAGCGGGCGATGGCGCTCGCCCAGCGCATCGCCCTCGTCCCTCTCGACCAGCTCGAGATGGTGACGTGGGCGCTGAACGCCGTCGCCGACGAGCAGTTCGATCCGCCGTCGTCACGCCGGCTCGGCACCTTCTTCGACGGCGTCGCCCGCCACACCCAAGTTGGCCTCGACTTCGTGAAGCGCAGCAACGAGGTCGGCTTCCGGGAGGCCGTGCGCGAACGGGACCGGCCCTTCGGCGACTACGGCGAGCGCCGGCGCACCGACTGA
- a CDS encoding type II toxin-antitoxin system prevent-host-death family antitoxin, whose translation MGSIDETGDMATIGVRQLRQELAAAVRRAGAGAHVVITVDGRPAAQLGPLAGVAGQQRLADLVAGGLVVAPRRTGGYRPSPAVPIWAGARVDRLLAELR comes from the coding sequence ATGGGGTCGATCGACGAAACCGGCGACATGGCGACGATCGGCGTGCGCCAGCTCCGCCAAGAGCTCGCCGCGGCCGTGCGCCGCGCCGGCGCGGGCGCCCACGTGGTGATCACCGTCGACGGACGACCAGCCGCCCAGCTCGGGCCGCTCGCCGGTGTCGCCGGCCAGCAGCGCCTGGCCGACCTCGTCGCCGGCGGCCTCGTCGTCGCCCCGCGCCGCACCGGCGGCTACCGACCGTCGCCTGCCGTGCCGATCTGGGCCGGGGCACGTGTCGACCGGCTGCTGGCGGAGCTCCGCTGA
- a CDS encoding MBL fold metallo-hydrolase, whose product MADMTTLHYADSALEVHRLVVGSLDNNVFVVRCRDTGEAVLIDAANEHEKLLALCQRLGVRRVLETHGHWDHIQAVPAMREAGYEVAVTAADAPMLAAQGYDVLIDDAEVIEVGRLRLHAIHNPGHTPGSISFKVEGRPLLFSGDTLFPGGPGATGFEGGDFATIIASLDQRLFTLPADTIVMPGHGVDTTIGQERPHLQEWVDRGW is encoded by the coding sequence ATGGCAGACATGACGACGCTGCACTACGCCGACTCCGCGCTCGAGGTGCACCGTCTGGTGGTCGGGTCGCTCGACAACAACGTCTTCGTCGTCCGCTGCCGTGACACCGGCGAGGCGGTACTCATCGACGCCGCCAACGAGCACGAGAAGCTGCTCGCCCTCTGCCAGCGCCTCGGCGTGCGCCGCGTGCTCGAGACCCACGGTCACTGGGATCACATCCAGGCCGTGCCGGCGATGCGCGAGGCGGGGTACGAAGTGGCCGTCACGGCGGCCGACGCCCCGATGCTGGCCGCCCAGGGCTACGACGTGCTGATCGACGACGCCGAGGTGATCGAGGTCGGGCGGCTGCGGCTGCACGCGATCCACAACCCGGGCCACACCCCGGGTTCGATCTCGTTCAAGGTGGAGGGCCGCCCGCTGCTGTTCTCCGGCGACACGCTGTTCCCGGGCGGCCCGGGTGCCACCGGTTTCGAGGGCGGCGACTTCGCGACCATCATCGCCTCCCTCGACCAGCGTCTGTTCACGCTTCCCGCCGACACGATCGTCATGCCCGGCCATGGCGTGGACACCACGATCGGCCAGGAGCGTCCGCATCTGCAGGAGTGGGTGGACCGAGGCTGGTGA
- the sufC gene encoding Fe-S cluster assembly ATPase SufC — translation MSELFRVEGLRARPADPNAGVVEILRGVDLTVQAGEVHAIMGPNGSGKSTLASTLVASPEYEVTAGRIWFKGDDITDWPTDVRAKAGMFLAFQYPQEIAGVSVIQFLRQAQSARKGIDLSVLELRLATMEWMTRLGMDSSFVDRYLNEGFSGGEKKRNEVMQMAILEPDLAVLDETDSGLDIDALRIVAKGIREVRVDRPEMGVVLITHYQRLLDELAPDKVHVMIDGRIVASGGMELAEELERGGYEAFRG, via the coding sequence GTGAGCGAGCTGTTTCGCGTCGAGGGTCTCCGCGCCCGTCCGGCCGACCCGAACGCCGGGGTGGTCGAGATCCTGCGCGGCGTCGACCTCACCGTCCAAGCAGGGGAAGTGCACGCGATCATGGGCCCGAACGGCTCGGGCAAGAGCACGCTCGCCAGCACCTTGGTCGCCTCCCCCGAGTACGAGGTGACCGCCGGGCGAATCTGGTTCAAGGGCGACGACATCACCGACTGGCCGACCGACGTACGGGCCAAGGCGGGCATGTTCCTCGCGTTCCAGTACCCCCAGGAGATCGCCGGCGTATCGGTGATCCAGTTCCTGCGTCAGGCCCAGTCGGCGCGCAAGGGCATCGACCTCTCCGTGCTCGAGCTGCGCCTCGCGACGATGGAGTGGATGACGCGCCTCGGCATGGACTCCTCCTTCGTCGACCGCTACCTGAACGAGGGCTTCTCCGGCGGTGAGAAGAAGCGCAACGAGGTGATGCAGATGGCGATCCTCGAACCCGACCTCGCCGTGCTCGACGAGACCGACTCCGGGCTCGACATCGACGCGCTGCGCATCGTCGCGAAGGGCATCCGCGAGGTGCGCGTCGACCGCCCGGAGATGGGCGTGGTGCTGATCACCCACTATCAGCGCTTGCTCGACGAGCTGGCTCCCGACAAGGTGCACGTCATGATCGACGGGCGCATCGTCGCGAGCGGCGGGATGGAGCTTGCCGAGGAGCTTGAGCGCGGCGGCTACGAGGCGTTCCGGGGCTGA
- a CDS encoding fatty acid desaturase: MAEPSTAPVAGLGAMVPPPELLVPGRATALVRPDGRPQSEFRDELRRIPTLPNAASVVLLYAQTGLVIWFAVRFGPWSWPFAFLLMGRTHAQFASLMHEAAHRLLFAHRGANDFVGRWLLGYPAFTNTDGYRRVHMAHHREEFGPDEPDIPLYIGYPISRASMRRKLWRDATGRTGLKLMREQLRGLRSTSAKIRHTQWKILGVQAVLLAASILAGYPLVYPLLWLLPYLTVWRVINRLRSIAEHGGLHASKERRETTHSVRQHWAARFWLVPYHIGWHLAHHVDAGVPFRNLPRYHRAMVESGYVTPGLEYASYPAIWRALRAG; this comes from the coding sequence GTGGCTGAGCCGTCGACCGCCCCCGTTGCCGGCCTCGGCGCGATGGTGCCGCCCCCGGAGCTGCTGGTGCCCGGGCGCGCGACAGCCCTCGTCCGCCCCGACGGGCGGCCCCAGAGCGAGTTCCGCGACGAGTTGCGCCGCATCCCGACACTGCCCAACGCGGCGTCGGTGGTGCTGCTGTACGCGCAGACCGGCCTCGTGATCTGGTTCGCGGTGCGGTTCGGCCCGTGGAGCTGGCCGTTCGCGTTCTTGTTGATGGGCCGAACCCACGCCCAGTTCGCGTCGCTGATGCACGAGGCCGCCCACCGCCTGCTGTTCGCCCACCGCGGCGCCAACGACTTCGTCGGCCGGTGGCTGCTCGGCTACCCCGCGTTCACGAACACCGACGGGTACAGGCGGGTCCACATGGCCCACCACCGCGAGGAGTTCGGCCCCGACGAGCCCGACATCCCGCTGTACATCGGCTACCCGATCAGCCGCGCCAGCATGAGGCGCAAGCTGTGGCGCGACGCCACCGGCCGGACCGGGCTGAAGCTGATGCGCGAGCAGCTGCGGGGGCTGCGCTCGACCAGCGCGAAGATCCGCCACACCCAGTGGAAGATCCTCGGCGTGCAGGCGGTGCTCCTCGCGGCGTCGATCCTGGCCGGCTACCCCTTGGTGTACCCGCTGCTCTGGCTGCTGCCGTACCTGACGGTGTGGCGGGTGATCAACCGGCTGCGCTCGATCGCCGAGCACGGCGGGCTGCACGCGTCGAAGGAGCGCCGGGAGACCACACACTCGGTGCGCCAGCACTGGGCGGCTCGCTTCTGGCTCGTGCCGTACCACATCGGCTGGCACCTGGCGCACCACGTCGACGCCGGCGTGCCGTTCCGCAACCTGCCCCGCTACCACCGGGCGATGGTCGAATCCGGCTACGTCACCCCCGGGCTGGAGTACGCGAGCTACCCGGCCATCTGGCGGGCGTTGCGCGCCGGCTGA
- a CDS encoding YbaK/EbsC family protein gives MSAPHPNVERVVQAARERGLDIAPRTFPDGTKTAADAAAAIGVEVGQIVKSLIFAVDGEVVLAYVSGANQLDEAKLAAAAGGTTCSRVDADTVRAATGFPIGGVPPFGLATELRVFVDPDLLQWPEVWAAAGTWHDVFGIDPGDLVRVSAGTVVDLRR, from the coding sequence GTGAGCGCCCCCCACCCGAACGTCGAGCGAGTCGTCCAGGCGGCACGAGAACGCGGCCTCGACATCGCGCCGAGGACGTTTCCCGACGGCACGAAGACGGCGGCCGACGCCGCGGCGGCGATCGGCGTAGAGGTCGGCCAGATCGTGAAGAGCCTGATCTTCGCCGTCGACGGTGAGGTCGTCCTCGCCTATGTCAGCGGGGCGAACCAGCTCGACGAGGCCAAGCTCGCGGCCGCCGCGGGCGGCACCACGTGCAGCCGCGTCGACGCCGACACCGTGCGGGCGGCGACGGGGTTCCCGATCGGCGGTGTGCCGCCCTTTGGCCTGGCCACCGAGCTGCGGGTGTTCGTCGACCCCGACCTGTTGCAGTGGCCCGAGGTGTGGGCCGCGGCGGGCACGTGGCACGACGTCTTCGGCATCGACCCCGGCGACCTGGTGCGGGTCAGTGCCGGCACGGTCGTCGACCTGCGCCGCTGA